In the genome of Fulvivirga maritima, one region contains:
- a CDS encoding alpha-N-arabinofuranosidase: MKIFNLSILFCCLFATHLLAQKGEEVKINIKADQAGVKIDKNIYGHFAEHLGRCIYGGFYVGEDSEIPNTAGVRNDVVKALKDLKIPNLRWPGGCFADTYHWKDGIGPKDERPTIVNKWWGGVTEDNSFGTHDFLNMCELLDTEPYLSANVGSGSVQEVADWAQYVTHDGVSPMTKLRLENGRENPWKVKFWGIGNEAWGCGGNMTPEYYADVYRRYVTFMPGGLFRIASGASSGDYNWTEVLMKNIPSHMIEGMALHHYSVIDWSNKGPASTFSEEHYFKIMREALKMEELVEKHSAIMDKYDPEKKIALVVDEWGGWYDVEPGTNPGFLYQQNTMRDAMIAGTTLNVFNNHAERVRMANLAQAINVLQAVILTDEEKMILTPTYWVMKMYNVHQDAELLPLEMNEEYYTFGEDKLPAISASASKDSEGKIHISVVNIDAHKTNEVTLNLEGVNLKNTTAQILTSDKLQDHNTFEQPEKIKPAEFKKFKAKKGEISMSLPPFSVVVFEIK, from the coding sequence ATGAAAATTTTTAATCTAAGCATTCTTTTTTGCTGCTTGTTTGCTACTCATTTATTGGCGCAAAAGGGAGAAGAAGTGAAAATTAACATTAAGGCTGATCAGGCTGGTGTTAAGATCGATAAAAATATTTACGGCCACTTTGCTGAGCATTTGGGTAGATGTATCTATGGAGGATTTTATGTGGGGGAGGATTCTGAGATACCCAATACTGCTGGTGTAAGAAATGATGTGGTAAAAGCATTAAAGGATTTAAAAATACCTAACCTGCGCTGGCCAGGTGGCTGTTTTGCAGACACTTATCATTGGAAAGATGGTATTGGTCCTAAAGATGAAAGACCTACCATAGTTAATAAATGGTGGGGTGGCGTTACAGAAGATAACAGCTTCGGGACTCATGATTTCTTAAATATGTGTGAGCTACTAGATACAGAGCCTTATCTTTCTGCCAATGTGGGTAGTGGTAGCGTGCAGGAAGTAGCTGACTGGGCGCAGTATGTTACTCATGATGGAGTAAGCCCCATGACCAAACTAAGGCTGGAAAATGGCCGAGAAAATCCTTGGAAAGTGAAGTTTTGGGGAATTGGTAATGAAGCTTGGGGCTGTGGTGGTAACATGACTCCTGAGTATTATGCTGATGTATACAGAAGGTATGTAACCTTTATGCCTGGCGGTCTATTTAGAATAGCTTCAGGAGCTAGTTCAGGTGATTATAACTGGACTGAGGTGCTTATGAAAAACATTCCGAGCCATATGATCGAAGGAATGGCTTTACATCATTATTCTGTTATCGACTGGTCTAACAAAGGCCCTGCCTCTACTTTCTCTGAAGAGCATTATTTTAAAATCATGAGAGAAGCCCTTAAAATGGAGGAGTTGGTAGAGAAGCATAGCGCTATCATGGATAAATATGATCCTGAAAAGAAAATTGCTTTGGTAGTAGATGAATGGGGTGGCTGGTATGATGTAGAACCTGGCACTAACCCTGGTTTTCTTTATCAGCAAAATACTATGCGTGATGCTATGATTGCCGGTACTACACTGAATGTATTTAATAATCATGCAGAAAGAGTGAGAATGGCCAACCTCGCTCAGGCCATAAATGTATTGCAGGCGGTGATACTTACAGATGAAGAGAAAATGATATTAACACCTACCTACTGGGTGATGAAAATGTATAATGTACATCAGGATGCTGAACTCCTTCCGCTAGAAATGAATGAGGAGTATTACACTTTTGGAGAGGATAAATTACCTGCCATTTCAGCCTCTGCATCAAAAGACAGTGAAGGTAAAATCCATATCTCTGTAGTAAATATTGATGCTCATAAAACTAACGAAGTTACCCTGAATTTAGAGGGTGTTAACCTTAAGAATACAACGGCACAAATACTGACATCAGATAAGTTGCAAGATCATAATACATTTGAGCAACCAGAGAAAATAAAGCCTGCTGAGTTTAAAAAATTCAAGGCTAAAAAAGGAGAAATAAGCATGTCATTACCTCCTTTCTCAGTAGTGGTTTTTGAAATTAAATAA
- a CDS encoding ATP-binding protein, with amino-acid sequence MNSPKVTMQLDIDSLEFDHCEDEPIHIPESIQGYGYLFALDYESGEIRLISENVQSLINENQIIGSSFYDFIDGEEYVSFLKETYQRAQSQGVRLPIQFNLKSSFIKDKKASDYYAVVYQSSQYMVVELEPAGEFRDAYSASQFMKLYATSVAPKFKTFKSLPQMANEIVSTIKYVSGYDRVVLFKFNQDNTGKVIAEAKEEEMDSYMNLMYPASDIPKQARDLYKKNWVRLTPDVNLKPSVIIPSVKEGEREPLDMTKSLLRSLSPIHLQYVRNQGLEASMSMSLVTHDHLWGIISCHNRKPRYIPQNVRLECENLSQLFSWHLYAKEEELTINRKKVTERSINSMLDKTSSNQPIVDVFRNNEKEVLEMTDTDGFLFYTESEIIKLGTVPDLEVLQQIYDGCCEDGKETLVTQDVREWFADESKLNGIRGVLLAPLVENKSYFTAWFRKEKVIEEKWAGVPEEKSANSPKKERLMPRSSFNVHKKTIHNKSKEWNNNDIETAERFNKVFMAHVLEVQERMRKNIDQLQQQSKYKNEFLATLAHELRNPLTPLTVGVTLLEEGENNPMESKIIGTMKRQLSHMTTLINDLMDVSRITQGKVKLEKERLIINNIIKNAVETCQRLLEEKNHELKLDLPEQDIELYGDNTRLTQVFVNIINNAAKYTDIGGQIDVSVKQQGDQVSVKIKDDGAGISKDKLDSIFTMFTQIDAHSTKTKGGLGIGLTLVEKLVTLHDGEIMARSEGEGQGTEFEVMLPITTPTGNADTKEEDDADLPGKEKAKIMIVDDNIDVVEMYELMLLSDGYQIITAFTGEEAIKKFKAFKPDFALFDIGMPDMDGFELCEKLKNTPEASGTIFISQSGWGNKEKVERARKAGFDEHLIKPVDKSILRKTLSKYLK; translated from the coding sequence ATGAATTCTCCAAAAGTGACTATGCAGCTAGATATCGATTCTCTAGAATTTGACCATTGTGAAGATGAGCCTATACATATACCTGAGTCTATTCAAGGCTATGGCTATTTGTTTGCCCTAGATTATGAATCTGGCGAAATACGTCTCATTAGTGAAAATGTTCAAAGTCTAATAAATGAAAATCAGATAATAGGGAGTAGTTTTTATGACTTTATAGATGGAGAGGAATATGTATCTTTTTTAAAAGAAACCTATCAAAGAGCCCAGAGCCAGGGGGTGAGGTTACCGATACAATTTAATCTTAAGAGCAGTTTTATTAAAGATAAAAAGGCTTCAGACTACTATGCTGTAGTTTATCAAAGCTCTCAGTATATGGTGGTGGAGTTAGAGCCGGCAGGCGAATTTCGTGACGCTTACAGTGCTAGTCAATTTATGAAGTTATACGCTACTAGCGTGGCTCCTAAGTTTAAGACTTTCAAATCTTTGCCTCAAATGGCCAATGAGATAGTTTCCACTATCAAATATGTAAGTGGATATGATCGTGTAGTGCTTTTTAAATTTAACCAGGATAACACTGGTAAGGTTATAGCTGAGGCTAAGGAAGAAGAAATGGATTCTTATATGAACCTGATGTATCCTGCTTCGGATATTCCTAAACAAGCAAGAGACCTATATAAAAAGAATTGGGTGAGGCTTACCCCTGATGTTAATCTTAAGCCATCGGTAATTATTCCTTCAGTAAAAGAGGGGGAAAGAGAGCCTTTAGATATGACTAAATCTCTGTTGAGAAGCTTGTCGCCTATACATTTGCAGTATGTGCGTAATCAGGGGCTGGAAGCTTCCATGTCTATGTCTTTAGTTACACATGATCATTTATGGGGTATTATTTCTTGTCATAATAGAAAGCCAAGGTATATTCCTCAAAATGTGAGATTAGAGTGTGAGAATCTTAGTCAACTTTTTAGCTGGCACCTTTATGCTAAAGAAGAGGAGCTTACTATTAATAGAAAAAAGGTCACCGAGAGATCTATTAATAGCATGCTGGATAAAACTTCTTCTAATCAGCCTATTGTGGATGTGTTTAGAAATAATGAAAAGGAAGTATTGGAGATGACTGATACTGATGGCTTTTTGTTTTATACCGAATCTGAAATAATAAAACTGGGCACAGTACCTGATTTAGAGGTATTACAGCAGATATACGATGGTTGTTGTGAAGATGGGAAGGAAACTTTAGTGACCCAAGATGTAAGAGAATGGTTTGCTGATGAAAGTAAGTTAAATGGTATACGAGGCGTTTTATTGGCCCCATTAGTAGAAAATAAGAGCTATTTTACTGCTTGGTTTAGAAAAGAAAAGGTAATAGAAGAAAAATGGGCCGGAGTTCCTGAAGAAAAATCAGCTAATTCTCCCAAAAAGGAGAGGCTAATGCCGCGTTCTTCTTTTAATGTTCATAAAAAAACGATACATAATAAGAGTAAAGAATGGAATAATAATGATATAGAAACAGCAGAGAGATTTAATAAGGTGTTTATGGCTCATGTGCTGGAAGTGCAAGAACGCATGCGCAAAAACATTGATCAGTTACAGCAGCAGAGCAAGTATAAAAATGAGTTTTTAGCCACACTTGCTCATGAGTTAAGAAACCCATTAACACCACTTACAGTAGGAGTTACCTTGCTGGAAGAGGGGGAGAATAATCCTATGGAAAGTAAAATCATAGGAACTATGAAGAGGCAGCTGAGTCATATGACTACTCTTATTAATGATCTCATGGATGTGTCTCGCATAACCCAGGGGAAGGTGAAGTTAGAGAAGGAGCGATTGATTATAAATAACATTATTAAAAATGCCGTAGAAACTTGCCAGAGGTTACTAGAAGAAAAAAATCATGAATTGAAGCTGGATCTTCCAGAACAAGATATTGAGTTATATGGAGATAATACCCGCTTAACTCAGGTCTTTGTCAATATTATTAATAATGCAGCTAAATATACAGATATAGGAGGGCAGATAGATGTTTCTGTAAAACAGCAAGGAGATCAGGTGAGTGTGAAAATTAAAGATGATGGAGCAGGCATATCTAAAGATAAATTGGATTCTATCTTTACTATGTTCACTCAGATAGATGCCCATTCAACAAAAACTAAAGGAGGTCTGGGTATAGGCCTTACTTTGGTGGAAAAGCTGGTTACATTGCATGATGGGGAAATAATGGCTAGAAGTGAAGGAGAAGGGCAAGGAACGGAATTTGAAGTTATGCTTCCAATTACTACTCCTACCGGAAATGCTGATACTAAAGAAGAGGATGATGCGGATCTACCGGGAAAGGAAAAGGCCAAAATAATGATTGTTGATGATAACATCGATGTGGTGGAGATGTACGAGCTAATGCTTCTCAGTGATGGTTATCAGATAATTACGGCTTTCACGGGTGAAGAAGCCATCAAAAAATTTAAAGCCTTTAAGCCTGATTTTGCTTTGTTTGATATAGGAATGCCTGATATGGATGGGTTTGAGTTATGTGAAAAATTAAAAAATACTCCTGAAGCCAGTGGCACCATTTTCATATCCCAGTCTGGTTGGGGAAATAAGGAAAAAGTTGAAAGAGCCCGAAAAGCCGGGTTTGATGAGCATTTAATTAAGCCTGTTGATAAGTCTATTTTAAGAAAAACACTTAGCAAGTATTTGAAATAA